A genomic segment from Necator americanus strain Aroian chromosome III, whole genome shotgun sequence encodes:
- a CDS encoding hypothetical protein (NECATOR_CHRIII.G10282.T1), whose translation MVKKSTKAKKHLGESKSALYEKAEMILFRQAQLQYPLTSALNKQLNLFSCTETNLWKSKGRVDKADLPTETITPVYLPRESHITSLYILHIHLTNNHCGINQTLTELRRRVWITKGRLATKRTLNKLYFHCKRYKARSFKLLEFPSHPARRVNRPLYPFEKAGMDYTGPLPYKTDSNSTEKYWVLLLTYLNTRAIYVDIVVDMSAKMLLHILRRFFATTAYPRWIVCDNSKTFKAIVELIEKVIHVEESQEISQKEMNHNAFLEG comes from the coding sequence ATGGTGAAAAAATCAACCAAAGCTAAAAAACATCTGGGAGAATCGAAATCAGCACTGTACGAAAAAGCCGAGATGATCCTGTTTAGACAAGCACAACTCCAATATCCACTAACTTCTGCGCTCAATAAGCAGCTAAATCTCTTCAGTTGTACAGAAACCAATCTCTGGAAATCAAAAGGAAGAGTGGACAAAGCCGATCTTCCAACAGAAACGATCACTCCAGTATACCTTCCTCGAGAAAGCCACATAACTTCACTCTACATACTGCATATCCACCTCACGAACAATCACTGTGGAATAAACCAAACACTCACGGAATTGCGCAGACGCGTGTGGATAACAAAGGGCAGACTGGCTACAAAACGGACTCTCAACAAGCTTTACTTCCACTGCAAGAGATACAAGGCTCGATCGTTCAAACTCCTAGAATTCCCCTCTCATCCTGCAAGGAGAGTTAACAGACCACTCTACCCCTTTGAAAAGGCAGGAATGGACTACACAGGACCACTTCCGTACAAAACCGACAGCAACTCAACGGAGAAATACTGGGTCTTATTGCTCACATATCTGAACACGCGTGCAATCTACGTAGACATCGTTGTCGACATGTCTGCAAAAATGCTCCTACATATACTCCGACGGTTTTTCGCTACAACAGCGTATCCGCGATGGATTGTTTGCGACAATTCGAAAACATTCAAAGCAATAGTGGAGTTGATTGAAAAAGTGATTCATGTGGAAGAATCTCaagaaatttcacagaaagaaatgaatcacaATGCTTTCCTGGAAGGTTAG
- a CDS encoding hypothetical protein (NECATOR_CHRIII.G10283.T1), protein MKNVMIYQNGQSIEAKTNAGSMLQLHVVAEELKLISTRQNATCTVIVPDVVGCYHCLNGSRVELACHSSEHEVTAEVKCGKHHQIATSTKMGHINKLTFNFETAIVKETRTLVCPGGLTKFDISRALKYVNDGLHLQEISQKEMNRNAFLDG, encoded by the coding sequence ATGAAGAACGTTATGATTTACCAAAATGGACAATCCATAGAAGCAAAAACGAATGCAGGAAGTATGCTCCAATTGCATGTAGTGGCCGAAGAGCTAAAATTGATTTCGACGCGACAAAACGCAACATGCACAGTCATCGTTCCGGACGTCGTCGGATGTTATCACTGCCTCAACGGCTCAAGAGTCGAACTCGCTTGCCACTCGAGCGAACATGAAGTCACAGCCGAAGTGAAATGTGGAAAACACCACCAGATAGCGACAAGCACGAAGATGGGACATATCAATAAGCTCACATTCAATTTTGAAACTGCTATCGTGAAGGAAACACGCACACTCGTTTGTCCGGGAGGACTGACAAAATTCGACATCAGTAGAGCCCTCAAGTATGTCAATGATGGACTGCACCTCCaagaaatttcacagaaagaaatgaatcgGAATGCTTTCCTGGATGGTTAG
- a CDS encoding hypothetical protein (NECATOR_CHRIII.G10283.T2), translated as MLQLHVVAEELKLISTRQNATCTVIVPDVVGCYHCLNGSRVELACHSSEHEVTAEVKCGKHHQIATSTKMGHINKLTFNFETAIVKETRTLVCPGGLTKFDISRALKHSQILLKFYAMCGGLSPDRIGQKKSINSTRNVPLNPSYVEKVKTAGSKQKKHLLRRKNTAQQQIDLDQ; from the exons ATGCTCCAATTGCATGTAGTGGCCGAAGAGCTAAAATTGATTTCGACGCGACAAAACGCAACATGCACAGTCATCGTTCCGGACGTCGTCGGATGTTATCACTGCCTCAACGGCTCAAGAGTCGAACTCGCTTGCCACTCGAGCGAACATGAAGTCACAGCCGAAGTGAAATGTGGAAAACACCACCAGATAGCGACAAGCACGAAGATGGGACATATCAATAAGCTCACATTCAATTTTGAAACTGCTATCGTGAAGGAAACACGCACACTCGTTTGTCCGGGAGGACTGACAAAATTCGACATCAGTAGAGCCCTCAA GCATTCacaaattcttctcaaattttatGCGATGTGTGGTGGTCTTAGCCCTGATCGCatcggacaaaaaaaaagc ATAAATTCCACTAGAAATGTTCCTTTAAATCCATCATACGTCGAGAAAGTCAAAACAGCAGGATCCAAGCAAAAGAAACACCTACTTCGTAGAAAAAATACTGCTCAACAACAAATAGATCTAGATCAGTGA